In Streptococcus sp. SN-1, a single genomic region encodes these proteins:
- the secY gene encoding preprotein translocase subunit SecY gives MFFKLLREALKVKQVRSKILFTIFIVLVFRIGTSITVPGVNANSLNALSGLSFLNMLSLVSGNAMKNFSVFALGVSPYITASIVVQLLQMDILPKFVEWGKQGEVGRRKLNQATRYIALVLAFVQSIGITAGFNTLAGAQLLKTALTPQVFIMIGIILTAGSMIVTWLGEQITDKGYGNGVSMIIFAGIVASIPEMIQDIYVDYFVNVPSSRINSSIIFVIILIITVLLIIYFTTYVQQAEYKIPIQYTKVAQGAPSSSYLPLKVNPAGVIPVIFASSITAAPAAILQFLSATGHDWAWVRTAQEMLATTSPTGIAMYALLIILFTFFYTFVQINPEKAAENLQKSGAYIHGVRPGKGTEEYMSKLLRRLATVGSLFLGVISILPIVAKDVFGLSEAVAFGGTSLLIIISTGIEGIKQLEGYLLKRKYVGFMDRTE, from the coding sequence ATGTTTTTTAAATTATTAAGAGAAGCTCTTAAAGTCAAGCAGGTTCGATCAAAAATTTTATTTACAATTTTTATCGTTTTGGTCTTTCGTATCGGAACTAGTATTACAGTTCCTGGTGTGAATGCCAATAGCTTGAATGCTTTAAGTGGATTATCCTTCTTAAACATGTTGAGCTTGGTGTCAGGGAATGCCATGAAAAACTTCTCAGTTTTTGCTCTTGGTGTTAGCCCCTACATTACGGCCTCTATCGTTGTCCAACTCTTGCAAATGGATATTTTACCCAAATTTGTAGAGTGGGGTAAACAAGGGGAAGTAGGTCGAAGAAAATTAAATCAAGCTACTCGTTATATTGCTCTTGTTCTAGCCTTTGTGCAATCGATCGGGATTACAGCTGGTTTTAATACTTTGGCTGGAGCTCAATTGTTGAAAACAGCTCTTACTCCACAAGTCTTTATCATGATTGGTATCATCTTAACAGCTGGTAGTATGATTGTGACTTGGTTGGGAGAGCAAATTACAGATAAGGGATACGGAAATGGTGTTTCTATGATTATCTTTGCCGGGATTGTTGCCTCAATTCCAGAGATGATTCAGGACATCTATGTGGACTACTTTGTGAACGTCCCAAGTAGCCGTATCAACTCATCCATCATTTTCGTAATCATTTTGATTATTACTGTATTGTTGATCATTTATTTTACAACTTATGTTCAACAAGCAGAATACAAAATTCCAATCCAATATACTAAGGTTGCACAAGGTGCTCCATCTAGCTCTTACCTTCCTTTGAAGGTAAACCCTGCTGGAGTTATCCCTGTTATCTTTGCAAGTTCGATTACTGCAGCGCCTGCGGCTATTCTTCAGTTTTTGAGTGCTACAGGTCATGATTGGGCTTGGGTAAGAACAGCACAAGAAATGCTGGCAACAACTTCACCAACTGGTATTGCTATGTATGCTTTATTGATTATTCTCTTTACATTCTTCTATACGTTTGTACAGATTAATCCTGAAAAAGCGGCAGAGAATCTACAAAAGAGCGGTGCCTATATCCACGGAGTTCGTCCTGGTAAAGGTACAGAAGAATATATGTCTAAACTTCTTCGTCGTCTTGCAACTGTTGGTTCTCTCTTCCTTGGTGTGATTTCTATTTTACCGATCGTAGCAAAAGATGTTTTCGGACTTTCAGAAGCAGTTGCTTTTGGAGGAACCAGTCTTTTGATCATTATCTCTACAGGTATTGAAGGAATCAAACAATTGGAAGGCTACCTATTGAAACGTAAGTATGTTGGTTTCATGGACAGAACAGAATAA
- a CDS encoding adenylate kinase, which translates to MNLLIMGLPGAGKGTQAAKIVEQFHVAHISTGDMFRAAMANQTEMGVLAKSYIDKGELVPDEVTNGIVKERLSQDDIKETGFLLDGYPRTIEQAHALDKTLAELGIELEGVINIEVNPDSLLERLSGRIIHRVTGETFHKVFNPPVDYKEEDYYQREDDKPETVKRRLDVNIAQGEPIIAHYRAKGLVHDIEGNQDINDVFSDIEKVLTNLK; encoded by the coding sequence ATGAATCTTTTGATTATGGGCTTACCTGGTGCAGGTAAGGGAACTCAAGCAGCAAAAATCGTAGAACAATTCCATGTTGCACATATCTCAACAGGTGATATGTTCCGCGCTGCAATGGCAAATCAAACTGAAATGGGTGTTCTTGCTAAGTCATACATTGACAAGGGTGAATTGGTTCCTGACGAAGTTACAAATGGAATCGTAAAAGAACGTCTTTCACAAGATGATATTAAAGAAACAGGATTCTTGTTGGATGGTTACCCACGTACAATCGAACAAGCTCATGCCTTGGACAAAACATTGGCTGAACTTGGCATCGAACTAGAAGGTGTTATCAACATAGAAGTGAATCCAGATAGCCTCTTGGAACGTTTGAGTGGTCGTATCATCCACCGCGTAACTGGAGAAACTTTCCACAAGGTCTTTAACCCACCAGTTGACTATAAAGAAGAAGATTACTACCAACGTGAAGATGATAAGCCTGAGACAGTCAAACGTCGTTTGGATGTGAATATTGCTCAAGGGGAACCAATCATTGCTCACTACCGTGCCAAAGGTTTGGTTCATGACATCGAAGGTAATCAAGATATCAATGATGTCTTCTCAGATATCGAAAAAGTATTGACAAATTTGAAATAA
- the infA gene encoding translation initiation factor IF-1 — MAKDDVIEVEGKVVDTMPNAMFTVELENGHQILATVSGKIRKNYIRILAGDRVTVEMSPYDLTRGRITYRFK; from the coding sequence GTGGCAAAAGACGATGTGATTGAAGTTGAAGGCAAAGTAGTTGATACAATGCCGAATGCAATGTTTACGGTTGAACTTGAAAATGGACATCAGATTTTAGCAACAGTTTCTGGTAAAATTCGTAAAAACTATATTCGTATTTTAGCGGGAGATCGTGTTACTGTCGAAATGAGTCCATATGACTTGACACGTGGACGTATCACTTACCGCTTTAAATAA
- the rpmJ gene encoding 50S ribosomal protein L36, with translation MKVRPSVKPICEYCKVIRRNGRVMVICPANPKHKQRQG, from the coding sequence ATGAAAGTAAGACCATCGGTCAAACCAATTTGCGAATACTGTAAAGTTATTCGTCGTAATGGTCGTGTTATGGTAATTTGCCCAGCAAATCCAAAACACAAACAACGTCAAGGATAA
- the rpsM gene encoding 30S ribosomal protein S13 yields the protein MARIAGVDIPNDKRVVISLTYVYGIGLATSKKILAAAGISEDVRVRDLTSDQEDAIRREVDAIKVEGDLRREVNLNIKRLMEIGSYRGIRHRRGLPVRGQNTKNNARTRKGKAVAIAGKKK from the coding sequence ATGGCTCGTATTGCTGGAGTTGACATTCCAAATGACAAACGCGTAGTAATCTCATTGACTTATGTTTATGGTATCGGACTTGCAACATCTAAGAAAATTTTGGCTGCTGCTGGAATCTCAGAAGATGTTCGTGTACGTGATCTTACATCAGATCAAGAAGATGCTATCCGTCGTGAAGTGGATGCAATCAAAGTTGAAGGTGACCTTCGTCGTGAAGTAAACTTGAACATCAAACGTTTGATGGAAATCGGTTCATACCGTGGTATCCGTCACCGTCGTGGACTTCCTGTCCGTGGACAAAACACTAAAAACAACGCTCGCACTCGTAAAGGTAAAGCTGTTGCGATTGCTGGTAAGAAAAAATAA
- the rpsK gene encoding 30S ribosomal protein S11, which yields MAKPTRKRRVKKNIESGIAHIHATFNNTIVMITDVHGNAIAWSSAGALGFKGSRKSTPFAAQMASEAAAKSAQEHGLKSVEVTVKGPGSGRESAIRALAAAGLEVTAIRDVTPVPHNGARPPKRRRV from the coding sequence TTGGCTAAACCAACACGTAAACGTCGTGTGAAAAAGAATATCGAATCTGGTATTGCTCATATTCACGCTACATTTAATAACACTATTGTTATGATTACTGATGTGCATGGTAATGCAATTGCTTGGTCATCAGCTGGTGCTCTTGGTTTCAAAGGTTCTCGTAAATCTACACCATTCGCTGCTCAAATGGCTTCTGAAGCTGCTGCTAAATCTGCACAAGAACACGGTCTTAAATCAGTTGAAGTTACTGTAAAAGGTCCAGGTTCTGGTCGTGAGTCAGCTATTCGTGCGCTTGCTGCCGCTGGTCTTGAAGTAACAGCAATTCGTGATGTGACTCCAGTGCCACACAATGGTGCTCGTCCTCCAAAACGTCGCCGTGTATAA
- a CDS encoding DNA-directed RNA polymerase subunit alpha, producing the protein MIEFEKPNITKIDENKDYGKFVIEPLERGYGTTLGNSLRRVLLASLPGAAVTSINIDGVLHEFDTVPGVREDVMQIILNIKGIAVKSYVEDEKIIELDVEGPAEVTAGDILTDSDIEIVNPDHYLFTIGEGSSLKATMTVNSGRGYVPADENKKDNAPVGTLAVDSIYTPVTKVNYQVEPARVGSNDGFDKLTLEILTNGTIIPEDALGLSARILTEHLDLFTNLTEIAKSTEVMKEADTESDDRILDRTIEELDLSVRSYNCLKRAGINTVHDLTEKSEAEMMKVRNLGRKSLEEVKLKLIDLGLGLKDK; encoded by the coding sequence ATGATCGAGTTTGAAAAACCAAATATAACAAAAATTGATGAAAATAAAGATTATGGCAAGTTTGTAATCGAACCACTTGAACGTGGCTACGGTACAACTCTTGGTAACTCTCTTCGTCGTGTACTTCTAGCTTCTCTACCAGGAGCAGCTGTGACATCTATCAATATTGATGGTGTGTTACATGAGTTTGACACAGTTCCAGGTGTTCGTGAAGACGTGATGCAAATCATTCTGAACATTAAAGGAATTGCAGTGAAATCGTACGTTGAAGACGAAAAAATCATCGAACTGGATGTTGAAGGTCCTGCTGAGGTAACAGCTGGTGACATTTTGACAGATAGCGATATTGAAATTGTAAATCCAGATCATTATCTCTTTACAATCGGTGAAGGTTCTTCCCTAAAAGCGACTATGACTGTTAACAGTGGTCGTGGATATGTACCTGCTGATGAAAATAAAAAAGATAATGCACCAGTTGGAACACTTGCTGTAGATTCTATTTATACACCAGTTACAAAAGTCAACTATCAAGTGGAACCTGCTCGTGTAGGTAGCAATGATGGATTTGACAAATTAACCCTTGAAATCTTGACAAATGGAACAATTATTCCAGAAGATGCTTTAGGGCTTTCAGCACGTATTTTGACAGAACATCTTGATTTGTTTACAAATCTTACTGAGATTGCTAAGTCAACTGAAGTGATGAAAGAAGCTGATACTGAATCTGACGACCGTATTTTGGATCGTACGATTGAGGAACTGGACTTGTCTGTGCGTTCATACAACTGTTTGAAACGTGCCGGTATCAATACTGTGCATGATTTGACAGAAAAATCTGAAGCAGAGATGATGAAAGTACGAAATCTTGGACGCAAGAGTTTGGAAGAAGTGAAACTCAAACTCATTGATTTGGGTCTTGGATTAAAAGATAAATAA
- the rplQ gene encoding 50S ribosomal protein L17: MAYRKLGRTSSQRKAMLRDLTTDLLINESIVTTEARAKEIRKTVEKMITLGKRGDLHARRQAAAFVRNEIASENYDEATDKYTSTTALQKLFSEIAPRYAERNGGYTRILKTEPRRGDAAPMAIIELV; the protein is encoded by the coding sequence ATGGCTTACCGTAAACTAGGACGCACTAGCTCACAACGTAAAGCAATGCTTCGCGATTTGACAACTGACCTTTTGATCAACGAATCAATCGTGACAACTGAAGCTCGTGCTAAAGAAATCCGTAAAACTGTTGAAAAAATGATTACTCTAGGTAAACGTGGTGATTTGCATGCACGTCGTCAAGCAGCTGCTTTCGTACGTAATGAAATCGCATCTGAAAACTATGATGAAGCAACTGATAAGTACACTTCTACTACAGCACTTCAAAAATTGTTCTCAGAAATTGCACCTCGTTATGCTGAACGTAACGGTGGATACACTCGTATCCTTAAAACTGAACCACGTCGTGGTGATGCAGCGCCAATGGCGATCATCGAATTAGTATAA
- a CDS encoding ACT domain-containing protein — protein sequence MKAIITVVGKDKSGIVAGVSGKIAELGLNIDDISQTVLDEYFTMMAVVSSDEKQDFTRLRNEFEAFGQILNVKINIQSAAIFEAMYNI from the coding sequence ATGAAAGCGATTATAACTGTTGTTGGTAAAGATAAATCTGGAATTGTTGCAGGTGTTTCTGGTAAAATAGCAGAATTGGGTTTGAATATTGATGATATCTCTCAAACTGTCTTGGATGAATATTTCACGATGATGGCTGTCGTCTCTAGTGATGAAAAGCAAGATTTTACACGTCTTCGTAATGAATTTGAAGCTTTTGGGCAAATTTTGAATGTGAAAATCAACATTCAGAGTGCAGCGATTTTCGAAGCTATGTATAATATCTAG
- a CDS encoding PFL family protein, which produces MDIRQVTETISMIEEQNFDIRTITMGISLLDCIDPDINRAAEKIYQKITTKAANLVAVGDEIAAELGIPIVNKRVSVTPISLIGAATDATDYVVLAKALDKAAKEIGVDFIGGFSALVQKGYQKGDEILINSIPRALAETDKVCSSVNIGSTKSGINMTAVADMGRIIKETAHLSDMGAAKLVVFANAVEDNPFMAGAFHGVGEADVIINVGVSGPGVVKRALEKVRGESFDVVAETVKKTAFKITRIGQLVGQMASERLGVEFGIVDLSLAPTPAVGDSVARVLEEMGLEKVGTHGTTAALALLNDQVKKGGVMACNQVGGLSGAFIPVSEDEGMIAAVQNGSLNLEKLEAMTAICSVGLDMIAIPEDTPAETIAAMIADEAAIGVINMKTTAVRIIPKGKEGDMIEFGGLLGTAPVMKVNGASSVDFISRGGQIPAPIHSFKN; this is translated from the coding sequence ATGGATATTAGACAAGTTACTGAAACCATCTCCATGATTGAGGAGCAAAACTTCGATATCAGAACTATTACCATGGGGATTTCCCTTTTGGACTGTATCGATCCAGATATCAATCGTGCTGCAGAGAAAATTTATCAAAAGATTACGACCAAGGCAGCTAATTTGGTGGCTGTTGGGGATGAAATTGCAGCGGAGTTGGGAATTCCAATCGTTAATAAGCGTGTATCTGTGACTCCTATTTCTTTGATTGGTGCAGCGACAGATGCGACAGACTATGTGGTTCTGGCAAAAGCGCTTGATAAAGCTGCGAAAGAAATCGGTGTGGATTTTATTGGTGGTTTTTCTGCCTTGGTACAGAAGGGTTATCAAAAGGGAGATGAGATTCTCATCAATTCTATTCCTCGTGCTTTGGCAGAAACTGACAAGGTCTGCTCGTCAGTTAATATCGGTTCAACCAAGTCTGGTATTAATATGACGGCTGTGGCAGATATGGGACGTATTATCAAGGAAACGGCTCATCTATCTGATATGGGCGCAGCTAAGTTGGTTGTATTTGCTAATGCTGTTGAGGACAATCCGTTTATGGCGGGTGCCTTCCATGGTGTTGGGGAGGCAGATGTTATCATCAATGTCGGTGTTTCGGGTCCTGGTGTGGTCAAGCGTGCCTTGGAAAAAGTTCGTGGAGAGAGCTTTGATGTAGTTGCCGAAACTGTCAAGAAGACTGCCTTTAAAATCACTCGTATTGGTCAATTGGTTGGTCAGATGGCCAGCGAGAGACTGGGTGTGGAGTTTGGTATTGTGGACTTGAGTTTGGCGCCAACCCCTGCGGTTGGAGACTCTGTAGCACGTGTCCTTGAGGAAATGGGTCTAGAAAAAGTTGGCACGCATGGAACGACAGCTGCCTTGGCTCTCTTGAATGACCAAGTTAAGAAGGGCGGAGTGATGGCCTGCAACCAAGTTGGTGGTTTGTCTGGTGCCTTTATTCCTGTTTCCGAGGATGAGGGGATGATTGCTGCAGTGCAAAATGGCTCTCTTAATTTGGAAAAACTGGAGGCCATGACGGCTATCTGTTCTGTTGGTTTGGATATGATTGCCATTCCAGAAGATACGCCTGCTGAAACCATTGCGGCTATGATTGCAGATGAAGCTGCAATTGGTGTCATTAACATGAAAACAACAGCTGTCCGTATCATTCCCAAAGGAAAAGAAGGCGATATGATTGAGTTTGGTGGTCTTCTTGGTACAGCTCCAGTTATGAAGGTCAATGGAGCTTCTTCTGTTGATTTCATCTCTCGTGGAGGACAAATCCCAGCACCAATTCATAGTTTTAAAAATTAA
- a CDS encoding histidine phosphatase family protein: MVKVRLYLVRHGKTMFNTIGRAQGWSDTPLTAEGERGIQELGIGLRESGLQFERAYSSDSGRTIQTMGIILEELGLQGKIPYRMDKRIREWCFGSFDGAYDGDLFMGIIPRIFNVDHVHQLSYAELAEGLVEVDTAGWAEGWEKLSGRIKEGFEAIGKEMEEQGGGNALVVSHGMTIGTIVYLINGMHPHGLDNGSVTILEYEDGQFSVEVVGDRSYRELGREKMRETNNQ; the protein is encoded by the coding sequence ATGGTAAAAGTACGATTGTATTTGGTACGTCATGGCAAGACCATGTTTAACACGATTGGTCGCGCGCAAGGTTGGAGCGATACTCCCTTAACAGCTGAAGGTGAGCGAGGAATTCAAGAATTAGGGATTGGTTTGCGAGAGTCTGGTCTACAGTTTGAGCGCGCTTATTCCAGTGATTCTGGTCGCACCATTCAGACAATGGGAATCATACTTGAAGAACTGGGCTTGCAGGGGAAAATCCCATATCGCATGGACAAGCGTATCAGAGAATGGTGTTTCGGTAGCTTTGATGGAGCCTACGATGGTGATCTTTTCATGGGTATTATTCCTCGTATCTTTAATGTGGACCACGTTCACCAATTGTCTTATGCTGAACTGGCTGAGGGCTTGGTAGAGGTTGATACAGCTGGTTGGGCTGAAGGCTGGGAAAAACTCAGTGGTCGAATCAAGGAAGGCTTTGAAGCGATTGGCAAAGAAATGGAAGAACAAGGTGGGGGCAATGCTCTCGTTGTTAGCCATGGAATGACCATTGGAACCATTGTTTATCTGATTAATGGCATGCACCCGCATGGTCTCGATAATGGTAGCGTGACGATCCTTGAATATGAGGACGGCCAGTTTAGCGTTGAGGTTGTTGGTGACCGTAGTTACCGAGAACTAGGACGGGAGAAGATGCGAGAGACAAATAATCAATAG
- the leuS gene encoding leucine--tRNA ligase, with protein MSFYNHKEIEPKWQGYWAEHHTFKTGTDASKPKFYALDMFPYPSGAGLHVGHPEGYTATDILSRYKRAQGYNVLHPMGWDAFGLPAEQYAMDTGNDPAEFTAENIANFKRQINALGFSYDWDREVNTTDPNYYKWTQWIFTKLYEKGLAYEAEVPVNWVEELGTAIANEEVLPDGTSERGGYPVVRKPMRQWMLKITAYAERLLNDLDELDWPESIKDMQRNWIGKSTGANVTFKVKGTDKEFTVFTTRPDTLFGATFTVLAPEHDLVDSITSPEQAEAVADYKHQASLKSDLARTDLAKEKTGVWTGAYAINPVNGKEIPIWIADYVLASYGTGAVMAVPAHDQRDWEFAKQFDLPIVEVLEGGNVAEAAYTEDGLHVNSDFLNGLNKEDAIAKIVAWLEEKGCGQEKVTYRLRDWLFSRQRYWGEPIPIIHWEDGTSTTVPENELPLVLPVTKDIRPSGTGESPLANLTDWLEVTREDGVKGRRETNTMPQWAGSSWYYLRYIDPHNTEKLADEDLLKQWLPVDIYVGGAEHAVLHLLYARFWHKFLYDLGVVPTKEPFQKLFNQGMILGTSYRDHRGALVATDKVEKRDGSFFHVETGEELEQAPAKMSKSLKNVVNPDDVVEQYGADTLRVYEMFMGPLDASIAWSEEGLEGSRKFLDRVYRLITSKEIVEENNGALDKVYNETVKAVTEQIESMKFNTAIAQLMVFVNAANKEDKLYVDYAKGFIQLIAPFAPHLAEELWQTVAATGESISYVAWPTWDESKLVEDEIEIVVQIKGKVRAKLMVAKDLSREELQEIALADEKVKAEIDGKEIVKVIAVPNKLVNIVVK; from the coding sequence ATGAGTTTTTACAATCATAAAGAAATTGAGCCTAAGTGGCAGGGCTACTGGGCAGAACATCATACATTTAAGACAGGAACAGATGCATCAAAACCGAAGTTTTATGCTCTCGATATGTTCCCTTATCCGTCTGGAGCGGGTCTGCACGTAGGACACCCAGAAGGCTATACCGCAACTGATATCCTCAGCCGTTACAAACGTGCGCAAGGCTACAATGTCCTTCACCCAATGGGCTGGGATGCTTTTGGTTTGCCTGCAGAGCAATACGCTATGGATACAGGTAATGACCCAGCAGAATTTACAGCTGAAAACATTGCCAACTTCAAACGTCAAATCAATGCGCTTGGATTCTCTTACGACTGGGATCGTGAAGTCAACACAACAGATCCAAACTATTACAAGTGGACTCAATGGATTTTCACAAAGCTTTACGAAAAGGGCTTGGCTTATGAAGCGGAAGTGCCAGTAAACTGGGTTGAAGAGTTGGGAACAGCCATTGCCAACGAAGAAGTCCTTCCTGATGGAACTTCTGAGCGTGGAGGCTATCCAGTTGTCCGCAAACCGATGCGCCAATGGATGCTAAAAATCACGGCCTATGCAGAGCGTCTGCTTAACGATTTGGATGAACTTGACTGGCCAGAGTCTATCAAGGACATGCAACGCAACTGGATTGGTAAATCAACTGGTGCCAATGTAACCTTTAAAGTTAAGGGAACAGACAAGGAATTCACAGTCTTTACGACTCGTCCGGACACCCTTTTCGGTGCGACTTTCACTGTTTTGGCTCCTGAGCATGACTTGGTTGACTCTATCACAAGTCCGGAGCAAGCAGAGGCTGTAGCAGACTACAAACACCAAGCTAGTCTCAAGTCTGACTTGGCTCGTACAGATCTTGCTAAGGAAAAAACAGGAGTTTGGACTGGTGCTTATGCCATCAATCCTGTCAATGGCAAGGAAATTCCAATCTGGATTGCGGACTATGTTCTTGCTAGCTATGGGACAGGTGCGGTAATGGCTGTACCTGCTCATGACCAACGTGACTGGGAATTTGCCAAACAATTTGACCTTCCAATCGTAGAGGTGCTGGAAGGTGGAAATGTAGCAGAAGCTGCCTACACAGAAGATGGACTTCATGTCAATTCAGACTTCCTAAATGGATTGAATAAAGAAGATGCTATTGCTAAGATTGTGGCTTGGTTGGAAGAGAAAGGTTGTGGACAAGAGAAAGTTACTTACCGTCTCCGCGACTGGCTCTTTAGTCGTCAACGTTACTGGGGTGAGCCAATCCCAATCATTCATTGGGAAGATGGAACTTCAACAACTGTCCCTGAAAATGAATTGCCACTTGTCTTGCCTGTAACCAAGGATATTCGCCCTTCAGGTACAGGGGAAAGTCCATTGGCTAACTTGACAGACTGGCTTGAAGTGACTCGTGAAGATGGCGTCAAAGGTCGTCGTGAAACAAACACCATGCCACAATGGGCTGGATCAAGCTGGTACTACCTCCGCTATATTGATCCACACAATACTGAGAAATTGGCTGATGAGGACCTTCTCAAACAATGGTTGCCAGTAGATATCTACGTGGGTGGTGCGGAACATGCTGTACTTCACTTGCTTTACGCTCGCTTCTGGCACAAATTCCTCTATGACCTCGGTGTTGTTCCAACTAAGGAACCATTCCAAAAACTCTTTAACCAAGGAATGATTTTGGGAACCAGCTACCGTGACCACCGTGGCGCGCTTGTAGCGACTGACAAGGTTGAGAAACGTGACGGTTCCTTCTTCCATGTAGAAACAGGAGAAGAGTTGGAGCAAGCACCAGCTAAGATGTCTAAATCTCTTAAGAACGTTGTTAATCCAGACGACGTGGTGGAACAATACGGTGCCGACACTCTTCGTGTCTATGAAATGTTCATGGGCCCACTTGATGCGTCTATCGCTTGGTCTGAAGAAGGTCTAGAAGGAAGCCGTAAATTCCTTGACCGTGTTTACCGTTTGATTACAAGTAAAGAAATCGTCGAAGAAAACAATGGCGCTCTCGACAAGGTTTATAACGAAACCGTTAAAGCTGTCACAGAGCAAATCGAGTCTATGAAATTCAACACAGCTATTGCCCAACTCATGGTCTTTGTCAACGCTGCTAACAAGGAAGACAAACTCTATGTGGACTACGCCAAAGGCTTTATCCAATTGATTGCTCCATTTGCACCTCACTTGGCAGAAGAACTCTGGCAAACTGTTGCAGCGACAGGTGAATCAATCTCTTACGTGGCTTGGCCAACATGGGACGAAAGTAAATTGGTTGAAGACGAAATCGAAATCGTTGTCCAAATCAAAGGGAAAGTCCGTGCCAAATTGATGGTCGCTAAAGATCTATCACGCGAAGAATTACAAGAAATTGCTCTCGCTGACGAAAAAGTCAAAGCGGAAATTGACGGTAAGGAAATCGTGAAAGTGATTGCGGTACCGAATAAATTGGTTAATATTGTTGTGAAATAA
- a CDS encoding ABC transporter ATP-binding protein: protein MILQAKHLTKWYGDHMAVDDIQLEFEKGSFNAILGPNGAGKSTTISMLIGLKKPTKGQIRYAPNTKIGVVFQASVLDDMLTVRENLTIRAQQYKEIVASRVDDLIHQLGLTAFQKQLYGTLSGGQKRRVDIARALLSQPDILFLDEPTTGLDIQTRKAIWDLLSRLQKDEGMTIILTTHYLDEADEADQIYIVDHGKMIAQGSATVIKSQYASNILKIRFKEMKDLEKLLQTGMTVKEENELEYLFYPRTSLEAIEYLAKVREEIDSFEFRPGTMDDAFIALTGREVR, encoded by the coding sequence ATGATTTTACAAGCTAAACATTTGACTAAATGGTACGGCGATCATATGGCTGTTGACGATATTCAGTTAGAGTTTGAAAAAGGGAGTTTTAATGCTATTTTGGGTCCAAATGGTGCAGGAAAATCAACCACCATTTCCATGTTAATCGGTTTGAAAAAGCCTACAAAAGGTCAGATTCGATATGCGCCAAATACGAAAATCGGAGTAGTTTTTCAAGCTAGTGTACTGGATGACATGTTGACGGTTAGGGAAAATCTTACGATTCGTGCTCAACAGTATAAGGAGATTGTTGCAAGTCGTGTGGATGATTTGATCCATCAACTGGGTTTGACTGCTTTCCAGAAGCAACTATATGGGACTTTGTCAGGTGGGCAAAAACGTAGGGTTGATATTGCGCGTGCTCTTCTTTCACAGCCAGATATTCTTTTCTTAGATGAACCAACGACAGGTCTAGATATTCAGACTCGCAAAGCCATTTGGGATTTACTGTCTCGACTACAAAAGGATGAAGGGATGACTATTATCTTAACGACTCATTATCTGGATGAAGCGGATGAAGCGGATCAGATTTATATCGTTGATCATGGGAAAATGATTGCGCAAGGTTCTGCGACGGTTATTAAAAGTCAGTATGCATCTAATATTCTAAAAATTCGTTTTAAAGAAATGAAGGATTTAGAAAAGTTGCTACAGACTGGAATGACAGTAAAGGAAGAAAATGAGTTGGAATATCTTTTTTATCCAAGGACATCACTGGAAGCTATTGAATATTTGGCAAAAGTACGAGAAGAAATTGATTCTTTTGAGTTTCGTCCAGGTACCATGGATGATGCCTTTATTGCACTTACAGGAAGAGAGGTTCGCTAA